One Nostoc sp. UHCC 0302 DNA window includes the following coding sequences:
- a CDS encoding helix-turn-helix domain-containing protein, with protein sequence MGCRLRIFLTEEEKLTLEELRRAKDVPQRTKDRAQVLLLNARGLKNEQIAQGLNWAISTVRQTLHRWDKMGLAGLWDAPGRGGKPRYSESDLIYLENCLVQEPQTYNSKQLAKKLASERQVYLSPDRLRRVLKKRGRRLGNTHKPKNPKQLADNQNCLF encoded by the coding sequence ATGGGATGCCGATTAAGGATTTTTTTAACTGAAGAGGAAAAACTGACTCTAGAAGAATTAAGGCGAGCCAAAGATGTTCCTCAACGAACTAAAGATCGCGCTCAAGTTTTATTGTTGAATGCTCGTGGCTTAAAAAACGAGCAAATTGCTCAAGGCTTGAACTGGGCGATTTCAACAGTACGCCAAACCCTTCATCGCTGGGACAAGATGGGGTTAGCAGGTCTGTGGGATGCTCCGGGTCGAGGTGGAAAACCCCGATATTCTGAATCAGACTTGATTTATCTCGAAAACTGCTTAGTTCAAGAGCCACAAACTTATAATTCTAAACAACTAGCAAAGAAACTGGCATCTGAACGTCAAGTTTACTTGAGTCCCGACCGACTACGACGAGTATTAAAAAAAAGGGGAAGGAGGTTAGGAAACACACATAAACCCAAAAATCCAAAGCAATTAGCTGATAATCAAAATTGTTTGTTCTAA
- a CDS encoding nitrogen fixation protein, whose amino-acid sequence MDNINTNKTTLCPSARPEIADSVVFGLITGTVTEPSVAYLKQPIPVTDELMAKASPVTPTEIFRTAAACAAKGCQHFDSKDCRLAVQIVEKLPAVTEKLPPCSIRRDCRWWQQEGKAACMRCPQVITDNYNPSELIHQVGTPKAN is encoded by the coding sequence ATGGATAACATTAATACTAATAAGACTACACTTTGCCCCAGTGCTAGACCAGAAATAGCGGATAGTGTTGTCTTTGGTCTAATCACTGGGACGGTGACAGAACCTAGTGTCGCTTATCTCAAGCAGCCAATACCTGTCACTGATGAACTGATGGCGAAGGCTAGCCCAGTTACACCCACTGAAATTTTTCGGACAGCGGCAGCTTGCGCGGCTAAGGGTTGCCAGCATTTTGATAGCAAAGATTGTCGTTTGGCAGTGCAAATCGTCGAGAAATTGCCTGCGGTAACAGAGAAACTTCCCCCCTGTTCTATACGCCGAGATTGCCGTTGGTGGCAACAAGAAGGTAAAGCAGCTTGTATGCGTTGTCCGCAAGTAATCACTGATAACTACAACCCCTCAGAACTAATACATCAGGTAGGGACACCTAAAGCTAATTGA
- a CDS encoding adenylate/guanylate cyclase domain-containing protein, whose amino-acid sequence MRQGSCEETADLIIGVCNQENLDLQANSAPVGALANRQGTISTFLAPLTQDTFKQVVKDVEQKLQIVHQTLSMLDSHGFETILQEMLHSITLKTGELLGADRTTIFLLDEEKQELWSIVAEGEGDRSLEIRIPANKGIGGEVATLKQVINIPFDFYNDPRSLFAQEQEKRTGYRTYTMLALPLLNEHGQLVAVVQLLNKLKSANNSDAPLAERIDTKGFSRADEELFQEFAPSIQLILESSRSFYVATQKQRAVAALMKAIKSLSQSSLDLEDTLKRVMDEAKELMDADRSTLWLVDRDRHELWTKITQDDNSTKELRVPIGKGFAGIVAVSGKKLNIAFDLYDHPDSDTAKQIDQQNGYRTCSLLCMPVFNADQQLIGVTQLVNKKKSGEFPPYNPANWPKAPDCFQASFDRNDEEFMEAFNIQAGVALQNAQLFATVKQQEQMQRDILRSLSNGVISTDKAGLIIAANESAKRLLGLEVEDRLEGQLVNDVIGIKEGDFNKWCQTALHAADLKQRQQYYPDRTLISTGTEQHSINLSINTIADASDQQQVRGALVVMEDISDEKRLKSTMYRYMTQELAEELLKLDDAKLGGDRKEVSILFSDIRGYTTLTENLEAEEVVSMLNEYFESMVEAVFKHKGTLDKYIGDAIMAVFGSPLPLEEHAWMAVQTSLEMRVRLHEFNQRRYAANKPRINIGIGINSDTVISGNIGSSKRMEFTAIGDGVNLGSRLESVSKQYGCDIIISQNTYQPCQDNIWARELDYIRVKGRNEPVAIYELVSLRSDPISSEKLQVIEHYHKGREYYLNRQFTFARAEFAKVLAADNHDKAAMLHLLRCQHWLQSPPSELDWDEGVWTFNEK is encoded by the coding sequence ATGAGACAAGGTAGTTGTGAGGAAACCGCCGATTTGATTATTGGTGTTTGCAACCAAGAAAACCTCGACTTACAAGCAAATTCTGCTCCTGTGGGCGCTCTTGCCAATAGACAAGGAACTATTTCTACGTTTCTTGCTCCCCTGACTCAGGATACTTTTAAGCAGGTTGTTAAAGATGTCGAGCAAAAATTACAGATTGTCCATCAAACCCTGTCGATGCTGGATTCTCATGGGTTTGAAACAATTCTGCAAGAAATGTTGCATTCAATTACCTTAAAAACTGGTGAATTACTAGGAGCAGACCGCACAACAATATTTTTATTGGATGAAGAAAAACAAGAACTCTGGTCAATAGTAGCTGAGGGAGAGGGCGATCGCTCTCTCGAAATTCGCATCCCAGCAAATAAAGGTATTGGTGGTGAAGTCGCCACTTTAAAGCAAGTTATCAATATTCCTTTTGATTTTTATAACGATCCGCGATCGCTTTTTGCCCAAGAACAAGAAAAAAGAACTGGTTATCGTACTTACACCATGCTGGCTTTGCCTCTGTTAAATGAACATGGGCAATTAGTCGCTGTGGTACAATTACTGAATAAATTAAAATCTGCTAATAATTCGGATGCCCCTTTGGCAGAACGCATTGATACCAAAGGCTTTAGTAGGGCTGACGAAGAATTATTTCAAGAATTTGCACCTTCAATTCAACTAATTTTAGAGTCGTCCCGCTCTTTTTATGTAGCAACCCAAAAACAAAGAGCCGTAGCGGCGCTAATGAAAGCGATAAAGTCACTTTCTCAAAGTAGCCTCGACCTAGAAGACACCCTGAAGCGGGTGATGGATGAGGCGAAAGAACTAATGGATGCTGATCGCAGTACCCTATGGCTAGTAGACCGCGATCGCCATGAGTTATGGACGAAAATCACCCAAGATGATAACTCAACTAAAGAGCTGCGAGTACCTATAGGTAAAGGGTTTGCGGGCATAGTAGCTGTTTCTGGCAAGAAATTGAATATTGCTTTTGATTTATACGACCATCCTGACTCTGATACTGCTAAACAAATTGACCAGCAAAATGGCTATCGCACTTGCAGCTTGCTGTGTATGCCAGTATTTAACGCCGATCAACAATTAATTGGTGTTACGCAGCTAGTAAACAAAAAGAAATCCGGGGAGTTTCCACCTTATAATCCAGCTAATTGGCCGAAAGCTCCTGACTGCTTCCAAGCTAGCTTTGACCGCAATGATGAAGAGTTTATGGAAGCTTTTAATATTCAAGCGGGAGTGGCGTTGCAAAATGCTCAGTTGTTTGCCACAGTCAAGCAACAAGAACAAATGCAGCGGGATATTCTGCGTAGTCTTTCCAATGGTGTGATTTCTACTGATAAAGCTGGGTTGATTATCGCCGCTAATGAGAGTGCCAAGCGTCTACTAGGACTTGAAGTCGAAGACCGTTTAGAAGGGCAGTTAGTTAATGATGTCATCGGCATCAAAGAAGGCGACTTTAACAAGTGGTGTCAGACTGCTTTGCACGCAGCTGACTTAAAACAGCGCCAGCAGTATTACCCCGATCGCACACTCATCTCCACTGGTACAGAACAGCATAGTATTAATTTATCGATTAACACCATTGCTGATGCCAGCGACCAACAGCAAGTCCGTGGGGCGCTAGTGGTAATGGAAGATATTAGTGATGAAAAGCGCCTCAAGAGTACCATGTACCGCTACATGACTCAGGAACTAGCGGAAGAATTGCTGAAATTGGATGATGCTAAACTTGGAGGCGATCGCAAAGAAGTTTCAATTTTATTTTCGGATATTCGTGGCTACACCACTTTGACGGAAAACCTAGAAGCAGAAGAAGTGGTAAGTATGCTCAATGAATATTTTGAATCAATGGTGGAAGCTGTCTTTAAACATAAAGGCACTCTAGATAAATATATCGGCGACGCCATCATGGCTGTGTTTGGTTCTCCCCTACCCTTGGAAGAACACGCTTGGATGGCAGTCCAAACATCTTTAGAAATGCGCGTTCGCCTGCACGAATTTAATCAACGTCGCTACGCAGCTAATAAGCCTAGAATCAACATTGGCATTGGCATCAATTCTGATACCGTGATTAGTGGCAATATTGGCTCTAGTAAGCGGATGGAATTTACCGCCATTGGCGATGGTGTTAACCTTGGTTCTCGACTAGAAAGTGTCAGTAAACAGTATGGTTGTGACATAATCATCAGCCAAAACACCTATCAACCTTGCCAAGATAATATTTGGGCTAGGGAACTAGATTACATTCGTGTTAAGGGCAGAAATGAGCCAGTGGCGATATATGAACTTGTGAGTTTACGTTCTGATCCAATTAGTAGCGAAAAATTACAAGTGATTGAGCATTATCACAAAGGACGAGAGTATTACCTGAATCGTCAGTTTACCTTTGCTAGAGCTGAGTTTGCCAAAGTTTTGGCAGCCGACAACCATGACAAAGCTGCTATGTTGCATCTCCTACGTTGTCAGCATTGGTTGCAATCACCTCCATCAGAGTTAGATTGGGATGAGGGCGTCTGGACGTTTAATGAAAAATAA
- a CDS encoding filamentous hemagglutinin N-terminal domain-containing protein, giving the protein MTQRGKGRSWQLGLASSLATAGALLSLSITSPFVNSAFAQSAITPDDTLENKSQVINNYRGDPTTEVLTGGTRRSNNLFHSFLEFNVSEGQSAFFLNPSSDIQNILVRVTGSKPSHILGQIGTFGSYANLFLINPNGIVFGAKATLNVSGSFVASTANGIKFNDGAFSDNAPPTTPLLTVSVPIGLQFRGAGGEIKIDGQTDGEGYLQVQPGKTLALVGGNVSLSGRGDQIQLYAPNGQIALGGILGAGTIGLNLENADSNNQILSFPTNVALADVSFSNQTIVDVTGEGGGYIQIQGKRIALKDGSRVDAQTLGSQNGRGIFIQAEQLTIQDGSVVNASTYGEGTGGSLVVKATDFVEVSGINADAKPSGLFAETYSKGAAGDVTIETGRLIVENGGNIAASAREGSAGIGGNLEVTADLIKLSGSPLPKFPSGLFAQTYGSNDAGSLTIKTRQLIVQDGAQIVAGTQPGSQGNGGTLSINASDFIELSGKAPVGDNTSGLFARSLGSGDAGSISITTEQLNVRDQAQVTVSALEGGNAGNLLIIADEIRLDREGKLLAQTTSGNGGNIKLQVENLLQLRNKSQISTTAGTDDSGGGNGGNIKIDTPDGFIVAVPDENSDISANAFGGKGGNVDIKAFGIYGTQPRKKPTQFSDITASSQVGLNGVIRITTPDVNPNERLINLPTQLVQPKLAQVCKANVGRNQNSFTITGRGGVPSSPTEPLSADAVLADWITLDKVNESASNQNVSNANIPTQASPEAIVEANGWEVNAKGEVVLIANASSVTPHTSWQQSTDCDVAQASS; this is encoded by the coding sequence ATGACTCAAAGGGGCAAAGGCCGCTCTTGGCAATTAGGTTTAGCAAGTTCTTTAGCAACTGCTGGAGCATTATTGTCTCTCAGTATCACCTCTCCTTTCGTAAATTCTGCCTTTGCTCAAAGTGCAATCACTCCTGATGACACATTAGAAAATAAATCTCAAGTTATAAACAATTACCGCGGTGATCCTACAACTGAAGTGTTGACAGGAGGAACACGTCGCAGCAACAATCTGTTTCATAGTTTTTTGGAATTTAACGTTAGTGAAGGACAATCTGCATTTTTTTTGAATCCTAGCAGTGATATTCAAAATATTCTGGTTAGGGTAACGGGTAGTAAGCCCTCTCACATTCTGGGTCAGATCGGAACTTTTGGTTCTTATGCCAATCTGTTTTTAATTAATCCCAACGGGATCGTTTTTGGGGCGAAAGCTACATTAAATGTTAGTGGTTCGTTTGTGGCTAGTACAGCTAACGGCATCAAATTTAATGATGGTGCTTTTAGTGACAATGCTCCTCCAACAACGCCTCTACTGACAGTGAGTGTACCGATTGGGTTGCAATTTAGGGGGGCTGGTGGAGAGATTAAGATTGACGGGCAGACTGATGGGGAAGGATATCTCCAAGTGCAACCAGGTAAGACCTTGGCATTAGTGGGCGGCAATGTCAGCTTGAGCGGAAGAGGTGATCAAATACAACTCTACGCACCAAATGGTCAGATTGCTTTGGGAGGAATACTGGGAGCAGGAACAATCGGACTGAACCTAGAGAATGCGGATAGCAACAACCAGATTTTAAGCTTTCCTACTAACGTAGCATTAGCAGATGTATCATTCAGCAATCAGACCATAGTTGATGTCACAGGTGAGGGCGGCGGATATATCCAGATACAGGGTAAACGCATCGCGCTCAAAGATGGGTCAAGAGTTGACGCACAGACTTTAGGTAGTCAAAACGGCAGAGGAATCTTTATTCAGGCAGAGCAGTTAACCATCCAAGATGGATCAGTAGTTAATGCTTCCACCTACGGAGAGGGTACTGGGGGAAGTTTAGTGGTGAAGGCAACTGACTTTGTGGAAGTGAGCGGAATTAATGCAGATGCTAAACCAAGTGGTTTGTTTGCTGAGACTTATAGTAAAGGTGCGGCAGGCGACGTGACCATTGAAACAGGACGATTAATTGTTGAAAATGGGGGAAACATAGCAGCATCTGCTCGCGAAGGTAGCGCAGGTATTGGAGGAAATTTAGAAGTAACCGCTGATTTAATAAAACTGAGCGGTTCACCACTTCCTAAATTTCCTAGCGGTTTGTTTGCTCAAACTTACGGTAGCAACGATGCAGGTTCTTTAACGATTAAGACAAGGCAGTTAATTGTCCAGGATGGAGCGCAGATAGTAGCAGGAACTCAACCAGGTAGCCAAGGCAATGGAGGAACTCTTAGCATAAATGCTTCTGACTTCATAGAGCTAAGCGGAAAAGCACCAGTTGGTGACAATACCAGTGGCTTGTTTGCGCGAAGTTTGGGTAGTGGAGATGCAGGTTCTATTTCTATTACTACAGAACAGTTGAATGTACGAGATCAGGCTCAAGTAACGGTGAGTGCTTTAGAAGGAGGAAATGCAGGCAACCTGTTAATCATAGCCGACGAAATCCGTCTAGATAGAGAAGGAAAACTGCTTGCTCAAACCACATCAGGTAATGGTGGCAATATTAAACTACAAGTAGAAAACTTACTGCAATTACGCAATAAAAGTCAAATCTCTACTACAGCAGGCACTGATGATAGTGGTGGTGGAAATGGAGGAAATATCAAAATTGATACCCCTGATGGTTTTATTGTTGCTGTACCTGATGAAAATAGCGATATCAGCGCTAATGCTTTTGGAGGCAAAGGTGGCAATGTCGATATCAAAGCTTTTGGGATTTACGGCACGCAACCTCGAAAAAAACCGACCCAATTTAGTGATATTACTGCCAGTTCTCAGGTTGGGCTAAACGGTGTAATTAGAATCACCACCCCCGATGTTAACCCTAACGAGAGATTAATCAACTTGCCCACTCAACTGGTTCAGCCAAAGCTAGCTCAAGTATGTAAAGCGAATGTAGGTCGAAATCAAAATAGTTTTACTATCACTGGACGCGGCGGTGTGCCTTCTAGCCCTACAGAACCCCTAAGTGCTGATGCTGTTCTAGCAGATTGGATTACTCTCGATAAAGTTAATGAAAGTGCCTCTAATCAAAATGTGAGTAACGCTAATATTCCCACTCAAGCCAGCCCAGAAGCGATTGTGGAAGCTAACGGTTGGGAAGTCAATGCTAAGGGAGAGGTAGTTCTCATAGCTAATGCATCCAGCGTCACGCCCCATACTTCTTGGCAACAATCAACTGATTGTGATGTAGCTCAAGCATCGTCTTGA
- a CDS encoding glycosyltransferase has translation MFQNDRYRIALISVDGDPAAEIGQEEAGGQNVYVRQVGYALAEQGWQVDMFTRRSSLEQAAIVQHNSNCRTIRLKAGPAEFIGRDNLFEHLPEFITHFQQFQQQQGFCYSLIHTNYWLSSWVGMELKKLQPLVQVHTYHSLGAVKYRSISDVPLIATQRLAVEKACLETVDRVVATSPQEQKDMRILVSSKGQIEMIPCGTDTDKFGKIERSDAREKLGIAQDAKMVLYVGRFDRRKGIETLVRAVAKSSLRGEANLQLVIGGGSRPGQSDGIERDRIASIVAELGLEDCTTFPGRLNEAILPFYYAAADVCVVPSHYEPFGLVAIEAMASQTPVVASNVGGLQFTVVPEVTGLLAPPKDEVAFAAAIDSILANPTWRDQLGKAAQQRTEIAFSWYSVASRLTQLYTHLLAPAASVPQSRTRIAA, from the coding sequence ATGTTCCAGAATGACAGATACCGTATTGCCCTCATTTCAGTTGATGGCGACCCAGCCGCTGAAATTGGACAAGAAGAAGCTGGGGGTCAAAATGTCTATGTGCGTCAAGTAGGATATGCACTAGCGGAACAAGGTTGGCAAGTAGATATGTTCACGCGTCGCAGTAGTCTTGAACAAGCTGCGATCGTTCAACATAATTCAAACTGTCGTACTATTCGGTTAAAAGCTGGGCCAGCTGAATTCATTGGACGAGATAACTTATTTGAGCATTTACCTGAATTCATCACTCACTTTCAGCAATTCCAGCAGCAGCAAGGATTTTGTTATTCCCTAATTCATACTAATTACTGGTTGTCCTCTTGGGTGGGAATGGAATTGAAAAAGCTGCAACCGCTAGTTCAAGTTCATACTTACCACTCTCTAGGAGCAGTTAAATATAGAAGTATTAGTGATGTTCCCTTAATTGCTACCCAACGATTAGCTGTAGAAAAAGCCTGTTTAGAAACAGTAGACCGCGTAGTTGCAACCAGTCCGCAAGAGCAGAAAGATATGCGGATACTTGTTTCCAGCAAGGGACAAATTGAAATGATTCCTTGTGGTACTGATACTGATAAGTTTGGGAAAATTGAGCGGTCTGACGCACGAGAAAAGCTAGGAATTGCCCAAGATGCCAAAATGGTTCTTTACGTTGGTCGTTTTGATCGACGCAAAGGCATTGAAACCTTAGTAAGAGCCGTTGCTAAATCTAGTTTAAGAGGAGAAGCTAACCTCCAGCTAGTGATTGGGGGTGGTAGCCGTCCTGGTCAGAGTGATGGCATAGAACGCGATCGCATTGCCAGTATTGTCGCAGAGCTTGGGCTAGAAGATTGCACCACATTTCCTGGTCGTCTAAATGAGGCTATCCTCCCCTTCTACTACGCTGCTGCCGATGTCTGCGTAGTCCCAAGCCACTACGAACCTTTCGGTTTAGTTGCCATAGAAGCAATGGCTAGTCAAACTCCAGTAGTAGCTAGTAACGTTGGCGGATTGCAATTTACTGTTGTTCCAGAAGTCACTGGCTTACTTGCGCCCCCTAAAGACGAAGTAGCATTTGCTGCTGCCATAGACAGCATTCTCGCTAACCCGACATGGCGAGACCAGTTAGGTAAAGCAGCGCAGCAACGGACAGAAATCGCCTTTAGCTGGTATAGTGTAGCATCCCGATTGACTCAACTATATACTCATCTGCTGGCTCCAGCCGCATCTGTACCGCAGAGCCGAACTCGGATTGCAGCTTAA
- a CDS encoding glycoside hydrolase family 31 protein, producing MIDRFKQIQLKFKYLVGSLFYLSYAPKAFLYTRKRDIIERQFTLAPTEEGFEKPGKLLRAEPKSTGANFYFELAELEVSFLAEDLVRIDWKPGIPPIPYGIVRHEWQEVETQLAQTGSNYSVSSRELKVIIEVDGSLKFLDNSGQILREELPPQSKGEGWIHQAQLRPEEHIYGLGERASSLNLRAAKDEQQQSKIYRMWNYDAAGKYTPGADPMYLCIPVYLGFHSSGSYLIFYENSFDANFTFAETATANFTGGALRYYFITGSPAQLLERYTELTGRAPLPPRWALGYHQSKWGYRTEQAVREEAKAFQFHNIPLSAIHLDIDCQVGNRAFTIDPERFPQLASFTQELAELGVQFIAILNPGIKYSRDSNLFLEGQILDGFCKLPNGELVVAPVWPGWCVFPDFTNPKVRRWWSRQYAYLLDVGVAGFWHDMNEPAAFIISGDRSLPKVTQHFMEGRGGDHREAHNVYGLLQAEAGYESLRQYRSEQRPFIVSRAGWAGLQRYAWTWTGDVECSWRALRQTISTIVGLGLSGIPYSGPDIGGFQGNPGGELYLRWFQMSTFLTFCRTHSSNNVEHRTPWTYGEPYLSIIRSFLQLRYRLLPYFYTLSWEATQKGYPPVRPVFWSASDNAALWDVEDAFLLGDALLVCPIVEAGADSRSVILPPGCWYNFWDDTVIENQQQVHLQAPLDRIPLLVKAGSILPMAEGKQLTLHIYPPVQDTSVSQLYSDAGDGYGASRLDQFQITQSANGLEITWQEQGDYPFPYTSVQLHLHGMKLQQAWVDDAEVSFEGQKLQCDRFGKVRLEALSVTV from the coding sequence ATGATAGATAGATTTAAGCAAATCCAATTAAAATTTAAGTATTTAGTTGGTTCATTATTCTATTTGAGCTATGCTCCAAAAGCATTTTTGTACACTCGTAAGCGAGACATCATAGAACGTCAGTTTACACTTGCACCCACTGAAGAAGGTTTTGAAAAACCAGGAAAATTACTTCGTGCTGAACCGAAATCTACAGGTGCTAACTTTTACTTTGAACTTGCAGAATTAGAAGTTTCTTTTCTTGCTGAAGATTTAGTTCGAATTGACTGGAAACCCGGAATCCCGCCAATCCCCTACGGAATTGTTCGCCACGAATGGCAGGAAGTAGAAACTCAATTGGCACAAACTGGTAGTAACTACTCTGTATCAAGTCGTGAGTTAAAAGTAATTATTGAAGTAGATGGTAGCCTGAAATTTTTAGATAATTCTGGGCAAATCCTGCGGGAAGAATTACCACCACAAAGCAAAGGTGAGGGATGGATTCATCAAGCACAACTCAGACCAGAAGAACACATCTACGGACTAGGAGAACGGGCTTCTTCTCTCAACTTACGCGCAGCCAAAGATGAGCAGCAACAAAGTAAAATTTATCGGATGTGGAACTATGACGCTGCTGGCAAATATACTCCTGGTGCTGATCCCATGTATCTCTGCATTCCTGTATATTTGGGGTTTCACTCATCTGGTAGTTATTTAATTTTCTATGAAAATTCTTTTGATGCCAATTTTACTTTTGCTGAAACTGCCACAGCTAACTTTACAGGAGGAGCGCTACGTTACTATTTTATTACTGGCTCACCCGCGCAACTCCTAGAACGCTACACTGAGTTAACTGGACGCGCTCCCTTGCCTCCACGTTGGGCATTAGGTTACCACCAATCTAAATGGGGATATCGTACCGAACAAGCAGTTAGAGAAGAAGCTAAAGCTTTTCAATTTCATAATATACCTTTGAGCGCGATTCATTTAGATATCGATTGTCAAGTTGGCAACAGAGCATTTACAATCGACCCAGAACGCTTTCCCCAATTAGCAAGTTTTACACAAGAACTTGCAGAGTTGGGAGTGCAATTTATCGCAATTCTTAACCCTGGAATTAAGTACAGCCGTGATAGCAACTTATTTCTTGAAGGACAGATATTAGATGGATTTTGCAAACTCCCTAATGGAGAACTAGTAGTTGCACCTGTATGGCCTGGTTGGTGTGTATTCCCTGATTTTACCAATCCCAAGGTTCGCAGATGGTGGAGTCGGCAGTATGCATACTTGCTAGATGTGGGTGTAGCAGGATTTTGGCACGATATGAATGAGCCAGCTGCTTTTATTATTTCAGGCGATCGCTCTTTACCCAAAGTCACCCAACACTTCATGGAAGGCAGAGGCGGGGATCATCGCGAAGCACACAATGTTTACGGTTTACTACAAGCTGAAGCAGGCTACGAAAGTTTGCGTCAATATCGCTCCGAACAGCGTCCTTTCATTGTTTCTCGTGCAGGTTGGGCAGGACTTCAGCGCTATGCTTGGACTTGGACTGGCGACGTTGAATGTAGTTGGCGGGCGTTGCGCCAAACTATATCAACCATAGTAGGGTTAGGGCTTTCCGGCATTCCCTATAGCGGCCCAGACATCGGTGGTTTCCAAGGAAATCCTGGTGGCGAACTTTACCTGCGCTGGTTCCAGATGTCAACCTTTCTCACTTTTTGCCGCACCCACTCTTCCAATAACGTAGAACACCGCACACCGTGGACTTATGGCGAACCTTATCTGAGTATCATTCGTTCATTTCTACAATTACGTTATCGGCTGCTTCCCTACTTTTATACTCTGTCTTGGGAAGCTACACAAAAAGGTTATCCTCCTGTGCGTCCCGTGTTTTGGTCTGCCAGTGATAACGCTGCACTTTGGGATGTCGAAGATGCTTTCTTGTTAGGTGATGCGTTGCTGGTTTGCCCAATTGTTGAAGCAGGGGCAGACTCACGCTCAGTCATTTTACCCCCAGGATGTTGGTATAATTTCTGGGATGATACTGTGATTGAGAATCAGCAACAAGTACATCTGCAAGCACCACTAGACAGGATTCCCTTGTTAGTGAAAGCGGGGAGCATCTTACCAATGGCAGAAGGCAAACAACTAACTCTGCATATATATCCACCTGTACAGGATACCAGTGTGAGTCAGCTGTACAGTGATGCGGGTGATGGTTATGGTGCATCCCGATTGGATCAATTCCAGATCACACAATCGGCAAACGGTTTAGAAATCACTTGGCAGGAACAGGGTGATTATCCTTTTCCTTACACAAGTGTGCAACTACATCTGCATGGCATGAAGCTACAGCAAGCTTGGGTAGACGATGCAGAAGTCTCTTTTGAGGGACAAAAATTGCAGTGCGATCGCTTTGGCAAAGTTCGCCTAGAAGCATTATCAGTAACTGTTTGA
- a CDS encoding GFA family protein, giving the protein MATKFTGGCLCGSVRYECSAEPLAMGNCHCRDCQRATGSAYASGLLVPQKAVTITGDVKYYDVIGDSGSTVGRGFCPNCGSRLFSKPPIPELMGILAGTLDDPTWFKPAMDFYTASAQPWDYMNPDLPKFAKMPLPQQNSKSE; this is encoded by the coding sequence ATGGCTACAAAATTTACAGGTGGTTGTCTGTGCGGTTCTGTTCGCTACGAGTGTTCAGCCGAACCCTTGGCGATGGGGAATTGCCACTGTCGCGATTGTCAACGGGCCACAGGAAGTGCTTATGCATCCGGGCTTCTCGTGCCGCAGAAGGCAGTCACCATTACCGGAGATGTCAAATACTATGATGTGATTGGCGATAGCGGTAGCACTGTTGGTCGAGGCTTTTGTCCAAACTGCGGTTCCCGATTATTTAGCAAGCCCCCGATTCCTGAACTGATGGGCATTTTAGCAGGGACTCTCGATGATCCCACCTGGTTCAAACCTGCAATGGACTTTTACACAGCTAGCGCCCAGCCGTGGGATTACATGAACCCAGATTTACCCAAATTCGCCAAGATGCCATTGCCGCAGCAAAATAGCAAATCAGAATAA